ttaaatgcagtgacacaaagtgaccacacgaggcagcagcagaccagcagctcctgtgtccctgtgagctaaaatcactggttttctctctggtgtgtgtgcgcgcgtgccacagtgagacaaagacgttgTTGAAGTCAGtttaatgtgttattaatgtaaacgtgtcctcctctctgtccaggGGCTTCACAAAGATCCTGGTTCACATTCGGCGGGTCCTAATGGAGAACCCCCTTTcttctccttgtcctcctcccctcacacctccttctcttcctctggcATTCTGAATCAGGTGGGACATTCCTTCTCCGGGCCCTGCACTGCCTCCTCCTCGGCCTCCTCCTTGTCCCCCACCTCCCCACAGACCACGCCCAACCACCTGTCCTCGCCCCCCCACTCCACGACTACCTCAGGGCTCCACACCAAAGACGCCACGCCTTCAGGGGGCAGCAGCAGTAATGGTGCCGCTGCACCAGGAGTGCTGGAGGCTGCTGCCAGGCAACCCGCAGCGGGGACGCCACTCAGCCCCGGCTCCGCCTCCACGCAAGGATTGACTAATCACGTCCAGGCGCGGGTGGAGGACGACTTGGCGAGCCGGTCTCAGCCCGGCTCTCCTGCCCCCGGCGTGCGAACTCCAGACAATCCTCAGCTCTCCGCCTCGATAAAGGGAAAAGCCAATAATGACGACAACAATAACCACAGTAACCACGGAGATACTTCCTCAGAGAAACTCAACAATGTCCACCCGGGTCTCCACGGCAACGCCAAGCCAACGCCACAGCACTCTGCGGTCTCCGCCTCCTCTGCCGCCACACCCTCTCCGTGCTCTGCAGACGCTCAGGCCAACAACACCAACAGCCTCTCCAGCCTTAACAGTCAGGGGCCCACGCTCAACGGGGAGGGGCTGGGCGACTCCCACAGCCCCAGGAGGGCGGAGCCACCTGGTGGAGCTCACAGACACAGTGCCCCCTCTGGTCTTTCCCCGTGGTCCTCGTTTTCCATCTACCCCAGCTCCAGTGAAGTCCTCAAAGCCTGCAGGTGAGAcgcactgactgtgtgtgtgtgtgtgtgtgtgtgtgtgtgtgtacacgcacacttaaaggtgcagtatgtaACTTGTGTTGTTCTTCGTGAACAGAAACGTTGCGACGTTCTTTGTTTTTccgcgtccttcatctgaaaacaggcaaaactatcagacctgactgagggagtgtttgtgtgtatacagcagcagagccggGGCGGGCGGAGTGTTTTCAGCGTCCGTCTGTCTTcacctgtgtgcagtgcagggaCAACACTGTTCTATTTAAAAAGCTCAGGTGTGAGGTCACGTTAGTCTGGTTTGAGGATCACTTCATGGCTGTTGGttctggtttggtttggtcCAGCTCAGTGAGTCTTGAGAACACAAGTTTAGGTGATTGTGATCATTTTGACTGAAATGGTGATATTAGATATTTTCAAGGACCTGTTTCATTTAGTTTACTTTACATAGTGAAGTTACtatttgttaaagaaaaaaaaggaaacgtttgttgtactttgtttggattttgatCATCACTCTGTTGTTTATGTGTATTGTCCAGACTGAGATGATGAAGATCAGTGTCAGTCACACTGATCTTTCAGCCTGTGGTCATTTCATTCACCCACAAAATCCCATCACTTCCAGTATATCCATGACtatgtgtgtagttgtgttgtTGAGTAGTTGTGACGTTGTGACGTGCACTGACGACATCTGCTGCAGGAATCTGGGGAAGAACGGACTGTCGACCAGCAGCATCCTCCTGGACAAGTGTCCTCCGCCGCGTCCCCCGcgtcctccctctcctccactgccaaAGGACAAACTCAACCCTCCCACGCCCAGTATTTATGTACgtacacactgttacacactcTTTACCTTATTACTTGAATACTTTTTtacctttgttttcctccatttgACCTCATGTTTAAGAAGGTGAACATTCTTTAGAGCAGTGAGGTGAAGGTGAGAAAGCAAACTATCATGACACAAATCACAACACAGACTGTGACTTAGAGCAAACGTGTGTGTAACTGATGATGTCATTCTGAATATGAAGATGTTTGGCTGATGAAATGTAGAAGGAgattgatcagtgttttaatgttttctttgtttaatggagcaaatattcacatttaagaagctgagacatcacacacacttgttttaattattgaaataaaaagtcacaGCGCTAAAATGATTCTGAAAATAGTTGAGGATTAATGTAGTCAGTGATTATTAAAGGAAGAATGGTTGTTTCGTATCCTGTGAAGCGCTCGGAGTTTGATTGCTTTTGTAAATGTGATTGATCTCCTCATGGATTGATGATGTCTGATCTGCAGCTTGAAAACAAGAGGGACGCCTTCTACCCTCCTCTGCATCAGTTCTGCACGAACCCTTCAAACCCGGTCACCGTCATCAGAGGACTCGCCGGCGCCCTCAAGCTCGGtgacaacacttttatttattttcctctcccTCACGTGGCTCTGTGGGCGTGTCTCTGCCatcatggctgtgtgtgtgaatgtgacacgTGTGACAACAGCACCACCTGCCTGTTGATGATGTTACTGCACGTGTTTGTTGTAGAAGAACTGAGCCCAGTGTGACTTTACTTTCATCTGCTGCCTCGGTCATGTGACGGTCTAATTTCAGAGGCTCTTTAATGAGTCgcttatttttttacatattcatatttgtcattttgagggagttaaatgttatattatagtaaagtaaagtaaaacaggCTTCAACCTTACACGCCCTGCTCCCTCTGCTTCAACTCTATATCACAGTTCAACTCTTTTTAACTCTTTTTAACCAgagtctcccacacacactcactgctgcctccatcactaagttcaaatgtctgatttcagtgtatttggcttttaaaatataGTTTGACTCATGAATGAACATGGTTGTCCGTTCCCTTGGTGCAGACTTGGGCCTGTTCTCGACCAAGACGTTGGTGGAGGCTAACCCGGATCACCTGGTGGAGGTGCGGACTCAGTTATCTCAGCCCACTGATGAGAACTGGGACCCCAGCGGCAGCAGGAAGATGTGGCGCTGCGAGAGCAGCCGCTCACACACCACCATCATCAAATACGCCCAGTACCAGGCCTCGTCCTTCCAGGAGTCTCTGCGGGTCAGTGAGCGAGCGCTGACACGCTTTATTAACCCCGAGAACACGGAGCATTCAGGCTGATTTCTTCATCACGGTGTTAAAACGTACACTTTATACAGAGGCTGTAAGAAGACACAGTCTTATATTCttcttttcagcacaacctatagacaCAATGTGTCTGTGACATTTAGAAATGCGGCAcggttcaaagttcactttgtttgtttttatgaacaaaaataaaagaaaaacagtgtcattttgtgacttctacaCAATTATTGCCACTTTATGTCACTCCAATCATAACTTTAactcaacaaacacatgagAAGACCAAATAACCACCTTTTGTAAAGCCTGATTATTTGAGGGTTCATTGATTACTCAGTTAATCATCATTTATTAGTAAGTGTTTTTATTCGTAATTAAAtcaagtttctgtgattttttcgCTTCTTAAATGCcaatattttcatcatcatttccaggttttggaaatattttatttaacattttttgaaCCAAATGACAAAGTAATAGGTTTCTAGTTGTGAGCACATGACGTGCTGTTGTTTTGAAGTGATTTGAATCACAGGCCAGTCTCCTCTcagagcgccctctgctggacacttCTCTGCACTCCAGGCTTatcatttggttttttttgatgTTCTCTGGTGAACGTTCTACCCAgagtttgaatttaaaaagtgtCCTGATGAAAAGTCagagtgttatttttaaatgtgtgacttCTGTGACAGGAGGAGaacgagaagaagaaggagctggAGGCTGAAGCCACTTCCTCTGACGGGTAacttctctttttccttttctgaacTCGCTCTTGAAGACGCGTTGAGGTTTGTCTCGTCTCACTGAACTCCTCCCTCTCATCAGTGTGCTGCGGCGGAGGAAGGCTCCCTTCAAACACCTCAAATTCGGCACAAACATCGACCTCTCTGACGAGAAGAAGTGAGCCAGTGCGCCTGAGACGTGACGTCAcatcctgtttgtgttgttgtttctgagCTGAACTGACTGGTCGTTCACAGgtggaagcagcagctgcaggaactCGCCAAGCTGCCGGCGTTCGCTCGCGTGGTTTCAGCCGGGAACCTGCTGAGTCATGTGGGTCACACCATCCTGGGGATGAACACGGTGCAACTGTACATGAAGGTGCCGGGCAGCAGGActccaggtacacacacacacacacacagagagagagacacacacaaacacacactctctgggTAAACATGACTGTGCTGGTTTGTCTCAGGTCATCAGGAGAACAACAACTTCTGCTCGGTCAACATCAACATCGGTCCAGGAGACTGTGAGTGGTTTGCGGTCCCTGAGCCGTACTGGGGCGTCATCAACGACTTCTGTGAAAAGTGcgtcacagaaacagaaacgaTCACATGACCGACCGTCGGCCGATCCTTGATAAGACGACGCTGATGTTGGGTTTTGCTCCGTCTTCACAGGAACAACATCAACTTCCTGATGGGCTCGTGGTGGCCCAACCTGGAGGATCTGTTCGAGACCAACGTGCCCGTTTACCGCTTCATCCAGAGGCCGGGAGACCTGGTGTGGCTCAACACGGGGGCCATCCACTGGGTCCAGGCCGTCGGCTGGTGCAACAACATCGCCTGGAACGTTGGACCACTCACAGGTGAGGGGAGGAGCTACAACATGACACAGATGATGTAGTGTATGTCAGTTTGAGTGTACGATGTCTTCAGAACACGTTcatgtctttatgtcactgtgagacagactttacaacaggaaacactcactctcccacaccaaagtccagagagaaaaccagtgattttaccatctcacacacacacacacacacacacacacacacacacacacacacacacacaggagttgtctccatcactaagttctaatgtctgattttgtcaatttggcTTTAAAATCCTTCGTTATaatttatctcagtgacacaaagagtgaccacacgaggcagcagaggaccagcagctaaaatcactggttttctctgtggcctttggtgtgagagagtgagtggtttcatAAACATGAGACATCACAGTCACTCTGCTGCACGTCTCTCCTCAGCTCATCAGTACAAACTGGCGGTGGAACGTTACGAGTGGAACAAGCTGCAGAGCGTCAAGTCCATCGTTCCCATGATCCACCTCTCCTGGAACATGGCGAGGAACATCAAAGTGTCCGACCACAAGCTGTTTGAGATGATCAAGTGAGAGGAAACACCTTTTCACTCActgctcacacattcacacacctctcactttctctggactcaccctgtgtgtgatgtgtgtgtgtgatctgtgtgtgtgatctgtgtgtgtgtctgtgtgtgtgtgtgtgtgtgtgtgtgtgtgtgtgtgtgatctgtgtgtgtgtgtgttttgcaggtaTTGTTTGTTGAGGACTCTGAAACAGTGTCAGATGCAGCGGGAACTGCTTCTGTCTGCAGGGAAGAAGCTGGCGTGGCACGGGAGGACACAGAGTGAGCCGGCACATTACTGCAGCATCTGtgaggtgtgtgtctgtgtgtgtgtctgtgtgtgtgtctgtgtgtccaggGTTCCAGCATCTGTGACATCTGTCCATCCTTTAACCTGAAGCATGTGTCACCATCACTGACGTCAATCATGggtctcacactgtgtgtgtgtgtgtgtgtgtgtgtgtgtgtgatgttagaatcactggttttctctctggactttggtgtgggagagtgagtggtttacaaacctcagtgtgtcacagtgagattaAGATGTgttaaacttaaacagaaaGCCCATGGAGAGAATGAGTGATTGAACCTGACATTATTGATCACTACGTTGTAATGTGTTAGTAATATTTCATGTAGACTTAACTCTTGTCTGTAATATTTCAATAGAATCACTCAGGACCAGTTGTTTGCCTctcgtctgtgtctctgctcgtCTTCTAacacctttgacctctgacctttgtccAGGTGGAAGTGTTCGACCTGTTGTTCGTCACCAGCGAGAGCAACAGCAGGAAAACCTACGTGGTGCACTGTCAGGACTGCGCCCGCAGGGGGAGCTCTAACCTGGACAACTTTGTGGTTCTGGAGCAGTACAAGATGGACGAGCTCATGCAGGTTTACGACCAGTTCACCCTCGTAAGTGTCGCAGTGATCCCCGACAAACgccacagtgtcagtgtgtgagcgTCACGTGACCGCCggcgtcttcttcttcttcacttctgtcTCTGCAGGCGAGTCCACTTCCTTCCTCttgatgaaagaagaagaagaagaagaagaagaagaaacgacgacgggaacttttttttttgatcgtCAAACTTTTACGTTGTTTTCCTCCCTCTGGTATTCAGGAAGTGAGTTGCGCTCTGTAGCCATCCCATAAGGCAGCTGTgtgaaagctgtgtgtgtgtctatgcaACCTGTGCTCAGAGCGATGCGCCCCCACCCCCCGCTGGCCTGGAGGGGAACTGCAGCTCCTCCTGTTTCTCCTGCTGGTTCAGCTGGACTTCACCACAGGAGACGACGTCTGTACAGATTTACTTTaactgagagtgagtgagtccacacagagctgctcctcctccaccacctcctgctcctcctgctcctcctccaccacctcctgctcctcctcctcttccgtTACAATCAggaaaaaacagctgtttttcgTCACGTTTCTTTTTTACGATATTTTCctgcgtttgtttttttacgtcGTGACTTTGATTTGTTGACAAACATCAGCGAcgtcagagataaataaataaaaggtttgcacaaagacaaaagagtgAACGTTAATgagtttttgaatgttttcatgtaatttgactttatttataaaaacatatttattcatgaaaTGCTGTCGtttctttggtgtttttttgccaTAAAATTTGAAGGAGCCTTtggatgatttttttaaatcccgACACTTCGTACGTTTTCTATATGAATGTAAAGTGCTGAGTCAGCGTTGTACAGAGGTTTGTTTGAAggatgttttaataaaaactgtctttatttaaatttgtagCTGCGCTTGTCTGATTCTCATTTATATCCAAGTCACATgactttttcatgtttagaTGAAAATCTGCCATGATTGGAAATGCATGggtaaatataatattaattaaacaacagtttatatcaaaaataaatgtgcccAGGAAAAGAAGAACGGTTAAATAAAACGGTGTCCTGTTGGAAAATAAGGCCGATTTCTTTATTGTTCTGTAGACGCTCCATGGTTCTGGTGCAGGAGCAGAACCACACTCAGAACCACAGTCTCCTCACAAACGTCCTCATGTTAAAACGTCGGTGATTGtcgtgtctttgtctcagtcgTCAAATCTGATAACGTCGTTGAAAAGAGGAACTCTGAAAAGTGTCGGTTTGTAAAAGAGgaactgaattattttttattgtgcttCTGTGAATACATGAGTGTCTGTGAGGACATGACACAAAACAGGTTTTTACCAGAATACAATGTCTTTAAGACCACGTTCATGTCTTTaattcactgtgagacaaacttacaacaggaaagtgaagtttgtaaaccgctcactctcccacaccaaaccccagagagaacaccagtgattttagctgctggtctactgctgcctcgtgtggtcactttgtgtcactgaggtcaatctgaatgttgATCTGAAAGTTTTTCAAAAGCCgaagttacaaaataaaacattagaacttagtgatggaggcagcagaggatcaacaactcctgtgtgtgtgtgtgtgtgcgacgttaaaatcactgattttttttctggttttggtggtttataaacttcactTTCCCGTTGTAAAAGTCTAACAGtgattcactctgtcactcGTTCACTCTGTCACCCAGCAGCAGAAATGATGTTTGTGTagattcactcattcattcaaaagATGACTGactgtttcagcttctttcaACTTTTAGATCAATTACATTAAAGTTTTGTCAAAatatacaaagaaaaacattcaaacatgttaaaagttatttttgtgaaatatttgcacaaAAAGGCACTAAACAGTAAGAATGAAATTCTCTTAAAATATAtagattatatttttttaacgtgttaaatatgtgaaatgtattcattttgttttataatttatttgttattatttgctATTTTCATGTCTGTTAAATATGAAGTCAGataaatatgtaattacatTTCTCTATTTGATAAAACTGATTCATAATAATGAGCTACAGTTCCACGTGTGAGCAGCAGGTGTCAGTGACGTCATGACAAAGACTTTTATTCagaggaaacaataaaaacacccAAATGATAGACacaagtttatttaaaaaacagtcacattaatataattaaaggtcatgtttgaatgaatgaatgtgaacataataaaatgttatcTAACCATGAAACATTAATAACTATGATGAAATTTTGATCATGCCTGACATTgttgtttagtatgtcgtccaaaatgtgacaaaaaagttatagtttagtatgtcgtccaaaatgtgacaaaaaactcatagtttagtatgtcgtccaaaatgtgacaaaaatgtcataggttagtatattatccaaaatgcgacaaaaaagtcataatttagtatgtggtccaaaatgtgactaaaacgtcataggttagtatgttatccaaaatgcgacaaaaaagtcataatttagtataatagatccaaatgtgacaaaaatgtcatagtttagtatgtcgtcttaaatgtgacaaaaatgtcatactttagtatgtcgtctaaaatgtgacaaaaatgtcatagtttagtttgtcgtctaaaatgtgaccaaaatgtcatagtttagtatgtcttctaaaatgtgacaaaaaattcatagtttagtccaaaatttgtcaaaaatgtcatagtttagtatgtcgtccaaaatttgtcaaaaatgtcatagtttagtatgtcgtccaatatgtgacaaaaatgtcatagtttaatttaatagatccaaaaagtgacattgtatagtatgtcgtcaaaaatcagtccaaaaagtcatagtttagtatgttgtccaaaatgagacaaaaaagtcatagtatagtatgttgtccaaaatcagtgaaaaaagtcatagtatagtatgtcgtccaaaatgagtcaaaaagtcatagtacaatatgtcgtccaaaatgagacaaaaaagtcatagtatagtatgtcgtccaaaatcagttgaaaaattcatagtttagtatgtcatagtcagtatagtatgtcatcaaaaatctgtccaaaaagtcatagtttagtatgttgtccaaaatctgtgaaaaaagtcactgtatagcatgtcgtccaaaatgactcaaaaaagtcatagtatagtatgtcgtcaaaatgactcaaaaaagtcatagtttagtatgtcgttcaaaatcagtcaaaaaaagtcgCCGGGCGACACACCTACACCGAGGACTACGTCTCTGTGGCTGTGGGCTGCACGTGTGTCCCCAAGCTGCTGGACAAGCCGAGGGATACAAGACACAAGAGCAACCAGAGTCTGGACAGAGTGGAGGTCAAAGTCCGACGACTCAAAGCACCACGGAAGAAAGTGTGAAAGGAAatttaccccagaatgagcttCCATATTTATACCCTGAGCCAGATCAGCTCcacagaggcagccattttggagcATCATGtctttacagtagcccacaattgacaaattattaaaacaaccTTTGAGTTTTGACGCTAACTGAAGACTACAagaacacacttttacacactgtatcttTAATTTACATAGCACATGTACAGAAAAATGGTTTTAATCTCTGGGATTAAGACAGATGACAGATTtctgctgcacaaacaaaatcaaaattaccataatgttttgtttttttctttaatatgacaccataaaataaaaatgaagataaaCTGGTTAAACTGATGCATGCAGGAAATTTGGACAGCATAAAAAAACAGACCTTATTGGGTATTTTTCAAAAATCCACTATTGTTCTTGGTTATATTTAGTCAAATCTGATGTGGACACTAatgaaacatgtgtttttaatgctatTGTGTCCAAAACACCTAAAAATccagcagagagaagaagaaactctgaagaagacaattttgtcaagTGTCCATTTATCCAAAGAACTTTTCTGCTGCACAAGCAAACTCATATGTACCTCCAGAGGGCAGCAGATGTCTCTAcatcaacacaaataaatgacaacatgacaataaaacaactgttttacaCAATAAAAGCCCTGCTTTACTGTCTATGAAGTGATCAATTACTGCCTCCTACTGATGGAAAAAGTAAACACAGCCACAGATGTCAGAATTCTTACAGCATGAGCTTAAAGTTCTGTGAAATTCTGTCCTGATGAACTTGATCTGAATTTCTTGGTGGTCTTCAGTTTCTCCAggtgagtttttaaaaaaaaaacactgactgatTTGGGACCGGTTTGACGATTCATAGAACTTTTTTTTggatattaacttcattatgACTATTGTTACGACCAGGCCTCGGGGAAAACCTTTATCACAACATGAATAATGAGACTCCCTCTTCtcaactcccaagaaaccaccagcaacacgtcaaacaaaccattttaaagggtTATTAAAATCAAGCGCAAAATGTCTGGCTGTGAGTCATTtgaggaagtccactgcagctgggatgttcaGGACTCTTACTCGGATTCCTTCCATGCAGGATCCACCcgagactcactcacacaggtcattcactcaaaacatgcacacctgcaacccatctcacactAGCATGCAGACACTACACACAGGGAGGAAGCAGTCACGACCCTGGGGTCCCAACACCTCCACCTTTAAAAGAACATTTCTCCCCTAAAGAAATGTTCGATACAAACCAAAATGCTTAAgttgcatttttttatgttgtacCTTTAAACAAGCTACAGAATATCCAAGATCTGAACTACATTGAGCAGATTCCACACCATTTGCTACATGAGTGGGTGTTTTTGGATAAACTTATTTCATTCCAACAGTCATAAATCCAGTAAATCAAGTGTCTTTGAATCAGGTTCACGTGTCCTTAGCAGGACAACAGGCGAGTAGGATAGTTGACGAAGCAGCGGAACTCGTTGGACAagtttctgttgtgtttggGCAGAAAGCGGCATTTTGTCACGTCCAGAAGTTCTTTGGCCAAAGTCTCCATCACCTCacctgcaacacaacacaacaaataattaacataaacataaacatctgGTGTAAAACGCTGCAGAAATAACAGCAAATAACTTATTGTTCTTTAAAAAACTTACAaatttgttcctagcggcaAAAGAATTCACCTACAATAATttccaaaaaatacatttcaaagccCTGGGATGGTCAATGATAGGCAGAAATCCCTTTTTTGAtgcattgttatttatttgtagtatcagatttttttttttttttaaacttactaatttgttcctagaggcagaaaatgtcaccttcacaaaaactgctgtaaaaatatatattcatatttctttttccacttcaaatgagtcagtcttttaaaactaattcagcctgaaatatacatatccaatattaatactgtatatatatatatatgtttttttatatgtatgttttttattggaaaaaaactaaaagaaacTACACTAAATTCCATAAAACACATTACCAGGAGaattttataataattgttattaggCCCTGGGATAATGGATCAATGATTAGCAGAAACATTGATCCTGatgcattgttatttttttgcagatttctaaaaaaaaacacacaaaaaaatactaatttgttcctatcagcagaaaatgtcaccttcccaaaaacgcctgtaaaatattatatatttcttaTTGAATAAATTGtgtgtcaaaaaatgttgatcgatTTAAATGCTCTCTTTTCttatatggagaaaaaacacccacaaattattcacatttaagaagctgaaaaaaaaaagctgcttttgtttttgcattataTGAAATTAGACACATTTGTCCACAATATGATATATAATTATGAATAAAGAATGAAATTTGATAAGTTGAATACaattttatgtgtttgtttcccaaaaattcaaaaataatgtaaaaaaaacccaaaccaaaattattttgtaaaatggaAACTAGAAACTAACaaagagaatattcacatttaagaaggtgaatAATCAGAAAACTTTTATCAACTTAATcatccttaaaaaaacactcaaactgctTAATTAATTATCGCGATTAATTTACTTTGTTACttccttaaataaaaacatttttttcacatgtttttatccACAATGTTCTAACATATGCCAGTAGGGGGCGCCCTTCAAGTGGCTTTTTGAGGAAAAAGCAATTTTCATAGAATTATCTTAAAATTATAATCCCGATATTCCATCGTGATGTTgcaataacaacatttgtgaTGCCATTCTTACAGAAATTCAAAATCAAAGTAGTTGcattgatatggaatgatatagagttcacaataaaaacacattgatatatataaaaaattacAGAAACAACTTGATA
Above is a window of Solea senegalensis isolate Sse05_10M linkage group LG2, IFAPA_SoseM_1, whole genome shotgun sequence DNA encoding:
- the kdm6a gene encoding histone demethylase UTY isoform X1, with protein sequence MKSCGVSLTTTAAASAAARSRGAAAAAAAAANDEEKMASGKATDIEEDFPKLTAAERERLLGVDSSLFGFHRLQEDGARTKALLLKAVSCYEALILKAEGKVDPDIFCQLGHFNLLLEDYQKALSAYQRYFSLQSDYWKNAAFLYGLAMVYFHYNAYQWAIKAFQEVLYIDPGFCRVKEIHLRLGLMFKVNTDHESSLKHFQLALIDSNLCTLSKAEIQFHIAHLYEIQKKHRAAKEAYERVLQTDDLPAQVKAATLQQLGWMHHTVEQLGDKGTKDSYAIQCLQKSLEADPNSGQSWYFLGRCYSSIGKVQDAFISYRQSIDKSEASADTWCSIGVLYQQQNQPMDALQAYICAVQLDHSHAAAWMDLGTLYESCGQPHDAIKCYVNATRSKACLNTAALTQRIKLLQAQLCNLQPGSLQNKSKMLPSIEEAWSLPIPAELTSRQGGLNTAQTSQVGGLNTAQTPQVGGLNTAQTPQVGGLNTAQTPQVGGLNTAQTPQACKGDGGQTSSNHTEPQASPAKKKRTASPVKSVPDSWTNNNNSSSSQQQQQQQQQQQIPSWYLTPQKLQLLDHLRTNRANLKPPQVQMLEQLEKQFSVMQQQQQQQQLRQQAVTAAAASGQMKPLLPNGAAAVPPHHHHTGLTRSSSSSSPVNHAPAPPNGSCSSSPASGTSLGHQDRKNHSLGVAGGGASNGNNNNVPYPQQNSLPHNCTAASQPSTSTTSSPSHSDETWRSQQPNTTTQGLHKDPGSHSAGPNGEPPFFSLSSSPHTSFSSSGILNQVGHSFSGPCTASSSASSLSPTSPQTTPNHLSSPPHSTTTSGLHTKDATPSGGSSSNGAAAPGVLEAAARQPAAGTPLSPGSASTQGLTNHVQARVEDDLASRSQPGSPAPGVRTPDNPQLSASIKGKANNDDNNNHSNHGDTSSEKLNNVHPGLHGNAKPTPQHSAVSASSAATPSPCSADAQANNTNSLSSLNSQGPTLNGEGLGDSHSPRRAEPPGGAHRHSAPSGLSPWSSFSIYPSSSEVLKACRNLGKNGLSTSSILLDKCPPPRPPRPPSPPLPKDKLNPPTPSIYLENKRDAFYPPLHQFCTNPSNPVTVIRGLAGALKLDLGLFSTKTLVEANPDHLVEVRTQLSQPTDENWDPSGSRKMWRCESSRSHTTIIKYAQYQASSFQESLREENEKKKELEAEATSSDGVLRRRKAPFKHLKFGTNIDLSDEKKWKQQLQELAKLPAFARVVSAGNLLSHVGHTILGMNTVQLYMKVPGSRTPGHQENNNFCSVNINIGPGDCEWFAVPEPYWGVINDFCEKNNINFLMGSWWPNLEDLFETNVPVYRFIQRPGDLVWLNTGAIHWVQAVGWCNNIAWNVGPLTAHQYKLAVERYEWNKLQSVKSIVPMIHLSWNMARNIKVSDHKLFEMIKYCLLRTLKQCQMQRELLLSAGKKLAWHGRTQSEPAHYCSICEVEVFDLLFVTSESNSRKTYVVHCQDCARRGSSNLDNFVVLEQYKMDELMQVYDQFTLVSVAVIPDKRHSVSV